In Herbaspirillum seropedicae, a single window of DNA contains:
- a CDS encoding type VI secretion system Vgr family protein translates to MHSHTTRWDKLTRQRQHNRILQLFFINDDAPDAELLINRLEASEALSRDYVYTLELLSDDAHIPLDAMMGKLLRVALTRADGTQRHFTGYVERFAFLRSDGGIAFYEARLVPWLAFLASRHNNRIFHHLSLEGLSAAIFRAYPMHARWDCQLRHGDPVRTEMFQFDESDSNLLHRRWEDAGWHYHYEHQADGHQLRLSDDSTYAKPIDGTGQVPFQRHGGAIEEDGMAQWSAVRQFQPSSTRLSSYDFKAARPQEVEVPTLNKQGAVLQVEHYEYAGAYGFANRDDGDRQSRLRMEEFEAAAQVFEGTGNCRFLQPGRTFRLTGHFSGSAASHDHDRDPELLIISVEHSATNNYLQDSETPPFYANRVRCVRKRIPWRPGRSYYSQPTALLGIQTATVVGPAGENLHVDEYGRVKVQFHWDQIGRNDERSSAWLRVASSWSGGEQGLVSVPRIGQLVIVQWLGGHPDRPIITGSVVNQLNMPPWTLPSQSALSGMRSRELAPRTGNAPGGRSGHVLFDDTHEAIQTQVRSDAFDSQLALGHITRIERHAGRQDARGEGFELRTDAHGVVRAAQGLLLTSEPRPKAHRHTTDIGETVARLTQARGTVESLSKLAQEHEAQDKNADQYDAAQAIKAQNDAIKGDGAAKGGRFPELTEPHLVLSSPSGIEASSGASTHLASAEHAALTAGSHISLAAGKSFFASAAEKLSLLAYRLGAKLIAASGRVEIQAQNDGMELLAQKVVDIISTRDWINLKAKKGIRLNGGGSELVIAEGITGFTQGAHHVHAADHQTLGPQGRPAEFPGSRLCPARASGAAQSGSASVVLS, encoded by the coding sequence ATGCATTCCCATACTACCCGCTGGGACAAGCTCACCCGGCAGCGCCAGCACAATCGCATCCTGCAACTCTTCTTCATCAATGACGACGCCCCCGACGCCGAACTGCTGATCAATCGGCTCGAGGCCAGCGAGGCCCTTAGCCGCGACTACGTGTACACGCTCGAACTGCTCAGCGATGACGCCCACATCCCGCTGGACGCCATGATGGGCAAGCTGCTGCGTGTGGCGCTGACCCGCGCGGACGGCACGCAGCGCCATTTCACCGGCTATGTCGAGCGCTTTGCCTTCCTGCGCAGCGATGGCGGCATCGCCTTCTATGAGGCCCGGCTGGTGCCCTGGCTAGCGTTCCTGGCTTCACGCCACAACAATCGCATCTTCCATCACCTGAGCCTGGAAGGTCTGAGTGCAGCGATCTTTCGTGCCTATCCCATGCATGCCCGATGGGACTGTCAGCTCCGCCATGGTGATCCGGTTCGCACCGAGATGTTTCAGTTCGACGAGAGCGACAGCAACCTGTTGCATCGCCGCTGGGAGGACGCGGGCTGGCATTACCACTACGAACATCAGGCGGACGGCCATCAATTGAGACTGTCGGATGATTCGACCTATGCCAAACCGATCGATGGAACAGGTCAAGTCCCCTTCCAGCGCCATGGCGGCGCCATCGAGGAAGATGGCATGGCCCAATGGTCTGCGGTGCGCCAGTTCCAACCCTCCAGCACACGCCTCTCCAGCTATGATTTCAAGGCGGCGCGGCCACAAGAGGTGGAAGTACCGACACTGAACAAGCAAGGCGCGGTACTACAGGTAGAACATTATGAATATGCAGGCGCCTACGGATTCGCCAATCGTGACGACGGCGACCGCCAAAGTCGCCTGCGCATGGAGGAGTTCGAGGCCGCGGCGCAGGTGTTCGAGGGCACGGGCAATTGCCGCTTTCTCCAGCCGGGCCGGACCTTCCGCCTGACAGGACACTTTTCGGGATCGGCGGCCTCGCATGACCACGACCGGGATCCGGAATTGCTGATCATCAGCGTGGAGCACAGTGCGACCAACAATTATCTGCAGGACTCGGAAACACCACCTTTCTATGCCAACCGCGTGCGCTGCGTGCGCAAACGCATCCCGTGGCGTCCTGGTCGCAGCTATTACAGTCAGCCGACCGCCTTGCTCGGCATACAGACCGCCACCGTCGTCGGTCCCGCCGGAGAAAACCTCCATGTGGATGAGTATGGCCGGGTCAAGGTGCAGTTCCACTGGGACCAGATCGGCCGCAACGATGAACGCAGCTCAGCATGGCTGCGGGTCGCCAGCAGTTGGAGTGGTGGCGAGCAGGGCCTTGTGTCCGTCCCCCGGATCGGGCAACTGGTGATCGTGCAGTGGCTAGGCGGCCATCCGGATCGCCCGATCATTACCGGCTCGGTGGTGAATCAGCTCAACATGCCGCCTTGGACCTTGCCTTCCCAGTCGGCCTTGTCCGGCATGCGCAGCCGCGAACTGGCGCCCCGGACGGGCAACGCACCTGGCGGACGATCCGGCCATGTGCTCTTCGACGACACCCATGAGGCCATCCAGACACAGGTGCGCAGCGATGCCTTCGACAGCCAGCTGGCGCTGGGCCATATCACCCGCATCGAACGCCATGCCGGTCGGCAGGACGCCAGGGGCGAAGGCTTCGAGTTACGCACGGACGCCCATGGTGTTGTCCGTGCCGCACAGGGCCTATTACTCACCAGCGAGCCGCGGCCAAAGGCACATAGACACACCACCGACATAGGTGAAACCGTCGCCCGCCTCACACAGGCGCGCGGCACCGTGGAGAGTCTGAGCAAGCTGGCCCAGGAACACGAGGCACAAGACAAAAATGCCGATCAGTACGATGCTGCACAGGCGATCAAAGCACAAAACGATGCTATCAAAGGTGACGGAGCCGCCAAGGGCGGTCGCTTCCCTGAGTTGACCGAACCGCATCTGGTTCTCTCCAGCCCTAGCGGCATCGAGGCCAGTTCAGGCGCGTCCACCCACCTGGCCAGCGCTGAACATGCCGCCCTCACTGCCGGCAGCCACATTTCCTTGGCTGCCGGCAAATCCTTCTTTGCCAGCGCCGCCGAAAAACTGTCGCTGCTGGCCTATCGGCTCGGCGCCAAGCTCATCGCGGCCAGCGGACGGGTCGAGATCCAGGCGCAGAACGATGGCATGGAGCTCCTCGCGCAAAAGGTGGTGGACATCATCAGCACCCGCGACTGGATCAATCTCAAGGCCAAGAAAGGCATCCGTCTCAATGGAGGGGGCAGCGAACTGGTGATTGCCGAGGGCATCACCGGCTTTACGCAAGGCGCGCATCACGTCCATGCCGCCGATCACCAAACCCTGGGCCCGCAGGGCAGGCCCGCCGAATTCCCCGGTTCACGGCTCTGCCCTGCGCGCGCCAGCGGTGCGGCGCAGTCCGGCAGCGCCAGTGTTGTGCTGTCCTGA
- a CDS encoding DUF4123 domain-containing protein, producing the protein MQAISFPDEVITHGQVLVEPANLDPRSPLHELPMHVCEVGRIKDADDLTPRLIDMATLTADQQQWMTTALRSAPHAEEPPILCAWLESAADPERLVRSVTRFLIGPGVEDRQIYWRYYDPRVLALTLQLFSDEQTRALLGPVTQWRFPWSGHWWSVTGPGEEVDVLGGSRPAWPDASQWHSLAHCDVLDRVLRQLPEKLAACTPPEILLYLRRGDSALMRARKVLKLTDPGELTEYALHCLRYGSAFLDHPPLHGAWPALASGELSWNALLQRLGPDDYRQMDAVRHLISPTTGAAR; encoded by the coding sequence ATGCAAGCCATTTCGTTTCCCGATGAGGTCATCACCCATGGCCAGGTGCTGGTGGAACCGGCCAATCTGGATCCGCGCTCGCCCTTGCACGAACTGCCCATGCACGTGTGCGAAGTCGGGCGGATCAAGGACGCGGATGACCTGACGCCCAGGCTCATCGACATGGCCACGCTCACTGCCGACCAGCAGCAATGGATGACCACAGCGCTGCGCAGTGCGCCCCATGCAGAAGAGCCTCCCATCCTGTGTGCCTGGCTGGAGAGCGCAGCGGATCCCGAGCGCCTCGTGCGCAGCGTCACACGCTTCCTGATCGGCCCCGGCGTGGAGGACCGCCAGATCTACTGGCGCTATTACGACCCACGCGTGCTGGCACTAACCCTGCAATTATTCTCTGACGAACAAACCCGCGCCCTGCTGGGGCCGGTCACGCAGTGGCGCTTTCCCTGGAGCGGCCACTGGTGGAGCGTCACCGGGCCGGGCGAGGAGGTCGACGTGCTTGGCGGTAGTCGGCCGGCCTGGCCCGACGCCAGCCAGTGGCACAGCCTGGCGCACTGCGATGTGCTCGACAGGGTCCTGCGGCAGCTGCCGGAGAAGCTGGCCGCGTGCACGCCGCCGGAAATCCTGCTGTATCTGCGGCGCGGCGATTCGGCCTTGATGCGCGCACGAAAGGTACTCAAGCTCACCGACCCCGGTGAACTGACGGAGTACGCCTTACATTGCCTGCGCTATGGCAGCGCTTTTCTGGACCATCCCCCACTGCATGGTGCCTGGCCTGCGCTGGCCAGTGGCGAGCTCAGCTGGAACGCCCTGCTCCAGCGGCTCGGTCCGGATGATTATCGGCAGATGGACGCTGTGCGTCATCTGATTTCCCCTACCACAGGAGCAGCACGATGA
- a CDS encoding T6SS effector BTH_I2691 family protein — MNGCNFCDKKGLLIYPVRYAVASPYGAAGVPGLSGNFKIEGAPQSAGAAKYSLRALRPGYLYTYDEKRRRLKAYVVMPTGHLWHYPLEYNPPHPAKLRFACTDPGELVRAYCVDIPHTASDPAGNFWIGWSNVQWTKALLKKVSDAGWRKKHMQCIDIPAMLAGSAVHTGEFNASADKVAHFVADEAAMKKAYAFSNTPIESETRKLATAVRFKAIMAEHGPHHKGYIAALNDPVGMTNDLSELTMPDLQAGFDEKMHQSKMIADLLTITEQSVRKQAREDVEFSDKVAEMSANHPDGDTYNSAKTVFAMIKAGGPGRYAEKQREKRKKYGEDQAGRMQAAEDEAWYDLTHDNDKPTLDMKRIEEFPAQYEAALREFEPRFLQLVMAHLGWLKSEQLANWMEGVHDDADIRSGYAYSESMSQCIGKAACSKPCIEQLTRWISSDDLKDRRNLYGRALLFNQADIIAATETQLKGSDIQFENILNVYKGAVERLHDPMIEEQLIDRLALTTGNVVSKAISENSNVLARGLGRIHLHLLGGAAIKISDMRSEDVVHWALSQAREQGIKLETRRQQTRADARQEVARVRKEVKEAKVGQRFIAYELDIAKLEKEGRIAPGSIKGIGLPGVAMAQKWLGSGSPRDFKLGVVTMIVQMVALTFATKDLANNDQFNRLETRLKVTLAIVSLTATIVEIAAVSADPAMEHPLGAFIRRQWAVSEKALERIIKGARFFGALAGVVAGFYDILVNSSNANKAGDERLSDLYFINGILGIVLPAAIYFSIGAIAWPLFIFSFVVGIAIAYYNASALKNWVARCEFSTGEKYNSFEMQLKAFNDATGG, encoded by the coding sequence ATGAACGGATGCAATTTCTGCGACAAGAAAGGCTTGCTGATCTATCCGGTGCGCTATGCCGTGGCCAGTCCTTATGGCGCGGCAGGAGTACCGGGGCTTTCCGGCAATTTCAAGATCGAGGGCGCACCGCAGTCTGCCGGTGCGGCGAAATACAGCTTGCGGGCGCTGCGTCCTGGCTATCTCTATACCTATGACGAGAAGCGCAGACGGCTCAAGGCTTATGTGGTCATGCCGACCGGACACCTTTGGCACTATCCGCTGGAGTACAACCCGCCCCATCCGGCGAAGCTCCGTTTTGCCTGCACCGATCCAGGCGAGCTGGTGCGCGCCTATTGCGTCGACATCCCCCACACGGCGTCCGACCCGGCCGGCAACTTCTGGATCGGCTGGTCCAATGTGCAATGGACCAAGGCCTTGCTAAAGAAGGTCAGTGACGCGGGCTGGCGCAAGAAGCACATGCAGTGCATCGATATCCCGGCGATGCTGGCAGGCAGTGCGGTCCATACCGGCGAGTTCAACGCGAGTGCGGACAAGGTGGCGCATTTCGTAGCGGACGAAGCCGCCATGAAAAAGGCCTACGCCTTCAGCAACACGCCCATTGAATCCGAGACACGCAAGCTCGCCACTGCCGTGCGTTTCAAGGCGATCATGGCGGAGCACGGGCCGCATCACAAAGGTTACATTGCCGCGCTCAATGATCCGGTCGGAATGACCAACGACTTGAGTGAATTGACGATGCCGGACTTGCAGGCCGGGTTCGATGAAAAGATGCATCAGTCAAAAATGATTGCCGACCTTTTGACGATCACCGAGCAAAGCGTGCGCAAGCAGGCTCGGGAAGACGTCGAGTTCAGCGACAAGGTTGCGGAGATGTCGGCCAACCATCCTGATGGCGACACCTACAACAGTGCGAAGACCGTGTTCGCAATGATTAAGGCGGGCGGCCCCGGACGCTATGCCGAAAAGCAGAGGGAAAAGCGGAAAAAGTATGGGGAAGATCAGGCCGGCCGCATGCAGGCCGCTGAAGACGAGGCATGGTATGACCTGACACATGACAATGACAAGCCGACGCTGGACATGAAACGAATCGAGGAGTTTCCCGCGCAGTACGAAGCCGCACTCAGGGAATTCGAACCGCGCTTTCTACAGCTGGTGATGGCGCATCTTGGCTGGCTCAAGAGCGAGCAATTAGCGAACTGGATGGAGGGCGTTCATGACGATGCCGATATCCGCAGTGGTTATGCTTACAGCGAATCAATGTCGCAATGCATCGGCAAGGCCGCTTGCTCCAAGCCATGTATTGAGCAGCTTACGCGATGGATCTCCAGCGACGATCTCAAGGACCGGCGCAACTTGTATGGCCGCGCCCTGCTGTTCAATCAGGCCGATATCATCGCCGCGACTGAGACGCAGCTCAAGGGCAGCGATATCCAGTTCGAGAACATCCTCAACGTCTACAAGGGTGCTGTTGAGCGGTTGCACGATCCGATGATTGAGGAGCAACTGATTGATCGTTTGGCGCTGACAACAGGTAATGTAGTTTCAAAGGCCATCAGTGAAAACAGCAATGTCCTGGCGCGAGGACTGGGGAGAATCCACCTTCATCTGCTCGGTGGTGCCGCCATCAAGATCAGCGACATGAGAAGTGAAGACGTGGTGCACTGGGCTCTCTCTCAGGCACGCGAACAGGGTATCAAACTTGAGACACGTCGACAGCAAACCAGAGCAGACGCCCGCCAAGAGGTAGCCCGCGTACGCAAGGAAGTCAAGGAAGCTAAGGTGGGTCAGCGCTTCATCGCCTACGAGTTGGATATCGCCAAACTTGAAAAGGAAGGGCGCATCGCACCGGGAAGCATCAAGGGCATTGGCCTTCCTGGCGTTGCCATGGCGCAGAAGTGGCTTGGGTCTGGATCACCGCGTGATTTCAAGCTTGGCGTGGTGACCATGATCGTACAGATGGTGGCTCTCACATTTGCGACGAAAGATCTTGCGAACAACGATCAATTCAACCGGCTAGAAACACGCTTGAAAGTAACGCTGGCAATCGTCAGCCTGACAGCGACCATTGTAGAAATTGCAGCGGTAAGCGCTGACCCAGCGATGGAGCATCCATTGGGAGCGTTTATTCGGAGGCAATGGGCGGTGAGCGAAAAGGCTTTAGAAAGAATAATAAAAGGAGCTAGATTTTTCGGGGCTCTCGCAGGAGTCGTGGCAGGTTTCTACGACATCTTGGTCAACTCATCAAATGCCAATAAGGCCGGGGACGAAAGGCTATCCGATCTATATTTCATCAATGGAATATTGGGAATAGTGCTCCCGGCCGCGATCTATTTCTCGATAGGCGCAATAGCTTGGCCTCTCTTCATTTTTTCTTTCGTGGTAGGAATCGCAATAGCTTATTACAACGCCAGCGCATTAAAGAATTGGGTGGCCCGCTGCGAATTTTCAACCGGTGAAAAGTACAACTCCTTTGAGATGCAATTGAAAGCATTTAACGATGCGACGGGAGGATGA
- a CDS encoding DUF6708 domain-containing protein produces the protein MDERIFQFKSGQAIPEWDLRHRLHIQRSVGPERKDSSTIFRINSSYMDVTDQPYRDRQWQAAGVLTFLLGIAASLFYGTSVMQNSSNNPDSDPIMSIFLVMAAISMLGFFSFKYGRDEFFSLKRRPIRFDRKQKKIYAIRRRRFFAKPGQGDITWEVPWDENAIFCIHRGVVHHRHVYHIRHYEVDQDGNVLRAFSIGRKWEGDESLEDLLSQWNYWCWYMNHGPAELPKPLLFFKEKENMLESFLFCMYDFGMRASAAYRIIMMPAILLMTSHRLMALWTCRAPIWPDAVVKVSAIEPDDPFDQPSGPTPVGWAETTHAIDRNEYPDGDKREMKNWSGEKNPTVNALLWAKDVPPEH, from the coding sequence ATGGATGAACGTATATTTCAATTCAAATCAGGCCAAGCCATACCTGAATGGGACCTAAGACATCGTCTCCATATTCAAAGATCTGTTGGTCCTGAACGGAAAGACTCATCTACGATCTTCAGAATCAATTCCAGTTACATGGATGTTACAGATCAACCCTATCGGGATCGTCAATGGCAGGCTGCTGGGGTGCTCACCTTTCTCCTGGGAATCGCTGCATCACTTTTTTATGGCACCAGCGTCATGCAAAACTCAAGCAACAATCCTGATAGCGATCCGATCATGTCAATTTTCTTAGTAATGGCAGCAATTTCAATGTTGGGATTTTTTTCCTTCAAATACGGTCGAGACGAATTCTTCTCATTGAAACGCCGTCCTATCCGCTTTGATCGAAAACAGAAAAAAATCTATGCCATCCGCCGTCGCAGATTCTTCGCCAAGCCGGGTCAAGGCGATATCACATGGGAAGTTCCCTGGGATGAAAACGCCATCTTCTGTATCCATCGCGGCGTGGTCCATCACCGGCACGTCTACCATATTCGACACTACGAGGTTGACCAGGACGGCAATGTATTGCGTGCATTCTCGATCGGTCGAAAATGGGAAGGTGATGAAAGCCTGGAAGATCTTCTCTCGCAATGGAACTACTGGTGCTGGTACATGAATCACGGCCCTGCGGAGTTACCCAAGCCCCTCCTCTTCTTCAAGGAAAAAGAGAACATGCTGGAGAGCTTTCTATTCTGCATGTATGACTTCGGTATGCGCGCCAGCGCAGCCTACCGCATCATTATGATGCCGGCCATTCTTCTGATGACCAGTCACCGCTTGATGGCGCTCTGGACTTGCCGCGCACCGATCTGGCCTGACGCTGTTGTCAAGGTCAGCGCCATTGAACCTGACGATCCTTTCGACCAACCTTCGGGCCCCACTCCGGTAGGTTGGGCCGAGACAACACATGCCATTGATCGCAACGAATATCCCGATGGCGACAAAAGAGAAATGAAAAACTGGAGTGGAGAAAAGAATCCTACAGTTAACGCTCTACTCTGGGCCAAAGACGTTCCTCCTGAACATTAA
- a CDS encoding DUF6708 domain-containing protein, translating to MDERIFQFKKGQPIPEWDWQHRLSIDQPVGPECKDTGTIFRINSTYMDVTDQPYMDRQWQAGGVLVACIGIAAFLSFSISAVRHSLITRQSIPMLTIFIVVFALSALAFIAFKYGRDEFFALKRRPIRFNRKEKKIYAVRRRRFFAKPGQGDVTWEIPWNEHSIFCIHRGTSNHQNTYHIRHYELDEDGKVVRAFALGRKWEAKENLQGLLSQWNYWCWYMNRGPAELPKPPLFFSERENTQESFLFCLYDFGLRASASYRIAMMPFILVLTSHRLMAMWTCRDPIWPKSVEDFCVLEPDDPYDQPNGNTPIGWGATVLAKQREQYPHDPKCEMETWRGEKDPALNALLWAADIPPRN from the coding sequence ATGGACGAACGCATATTCCAATTCAAAAAAGGCCAGCCAATTCCAGAATGGGATTGGCAGCATCGCTTAAGCATTGACCAGCCTGTTGGCCCTGAATGCAAAGATACCGGCACGATCTTCAGAATCAATTCCACTTATATGGACGTCACTGATCAACCCTACATGGATAGGCAGTGGCAAGCCGGTGGGGTGCTCGTTGCCTGCATCGGCATCGCTGCATTTCTCTCGTTTTCGATAAGCGCAGTACGCCATTCCCTCATCACGCGTCAAAGCATTCCAATGCTGACGATCTTCATCGTTGTATTCGCGCTGTCCGCCTTAGCGTTTATCGCCTTCAAATATGGACGCGACGAATTCTTCGCATTGAAGCGACGTCCTATCCGCTTCAATCGTAAAGAGAAAAAAATCTACGCCGTCCGTCGTCGGAGATTCTTCGCCAAGCCAGGTCAAGGAGACGTCACCTGGGAAATTCCCTGGAATGAACATTCGATTTTCTGTATTCATAGGGGAACATCCAACCACCAGAATACCTATCACATTCGACATTACGAATTAGATGAAGACGGCAAGGTTGTGCGAGCGTTTGCGCTCGGTCGAAAGTGGGAAGCCAAGGAAAACCTCCAAGGTTTGCTCTCTCAATGGAATTACTGGTGCTGGTATATGAATCGAGGTCCGGCTGAATTACCCAAGCCGCCGCTCTTCTTCAGCGAGCGCGAAAATACCCAGGAGAGTTTCCTTTTTTGCTTGTACGACTTCGGCCTGCGAGCCAGCGCTTCGTACCGAATTGCGATGATGCCATTCATCCTAGTTCTAACCAGTCATCGTCTCATGGCGATGTGGACCTGCCGTGATCCTATCTGGCCAAAGTCAGTGGAAGATTTCTGCGTACTTGAACCTGACGATCCTTACGATCAACCGAACGGCAATACACCCATCGGTTGGGGAGCCACCGTGCTTGCGAAACAACGTGAGCAATATCCCCACGATCCAAAGTGTGAAATGGAAACATGGCGCGGTGAAAAAGATCCTGCTCTGAATGCCTTGCTTTGGGCTGCAGACATTCCTCCACGAAATTAG
- a CDS encoding PAAR domain-containing protein, with the protein MKDQQGRAVIRLGDKTSHGGEVISASDTLKAMGKGVALEGDMTTCPKCKGQFAIQPGGGNSTRKHHGKQVAYHGDTTTCGASLIASL; encoded by the coding sequence ATGAAAGACCAACAAGGTAGAGCCGTGATCCGCCTGGGTGACAAGACCTCCCACGGCGGCGAAGTGATTTCAGCCAGCGATACGCTCAAGGCCATGGGCAAAGGCGTTGCGCTTGAAGGGGATATGACGACCTGCCCCAAGTGCAAGGGGCAATTCGCCATCCAGCCAGGCGGTGGCAACAGCACCCGCAAACATCATGGCAAACAAGTCGCCTATCACGGAGATACGACGACCTGCGGCGCCAGCCTGATTGCATCGCTTTAA
- a CDS encoding DUF2130 domain-containing protein, protein MHDIICPYCNKAFKIDEAGYADILAQVRDSAFEQQLHERLELAEQDKRNAIELARAKAEAELQKAAAARDAEIQELKSRLEAGELAQKMAVAEAMAQVERERDKLAYDLEQARKEKQADLQLAEARLAQQLQQTVSDKDAEIQTLKARMESIALSQKLAVNEAVGAVEKERDELKSSLMRSELEKQLAEQSLKDKYETQLKDREDMIERLRDMKARLSTKMVGETLEQHCETEFNRIRATAFPRAYFEKDNDARSGSKGDYIFRDTDEGGTEIVSIMFEMKNESDRTATKNRNEDFLKELDKDRQEKGCEYAVLVSMLEPDSELYNTGIVDVFHRYPKMYVVRPQFFIPIITLLRNAALNSLKYKNELALVKAQNIDITNFESELDTFKAAFAKNYDLASRRFQTAIDEIDKSIDHLQKTKEALLGTDRNLRLANDKAQDVTIKRLTRGNPTMAAKFAEINKEQSEDGQ, encoded by the coding sequence ATGCACGACATCATCTGCCCCTACTGCAACAAAGCCTTCAAGATCGATGAAGCCGGTTACGCCGACATCCTCGCGCAAGTCCGCGACAGCGCCTTCGAGCAGCAATTGCACGAGCGCCTGGAACTGGCCGAGCAGGACAAGCGCAACGCCATCGAACTGGCCCGCGCCAAGGCCGAGGCGGAGTTGCAGAAGGCCGCGGCGGCCCGTGATGCCGAGATCCAGGAACTGAAATCGAGGCTCGAAGCCGGCGAGCTGGCCCAGAAGATGGCGGTGGCCGAAGCCATGGCCCAGGTGGAGCGCGAGCGCGACAAGCTGGCCTACGACCTGGAGCAGGCCCGGAAGGAAAAACAAGCTGACCTGCAACTGGCCGAAGCGCGCCTGGCGCAGCAATTGCAGCAGACCGTCAGCGACAAGGACGCCGAAATCCAGACCCTCAAGGCGCGCATGGAATCCATTGCACTGTCCCAGAAGCTGGCCGTCAACGAAGCCGTCGGTGCGGTGGAGAAGGAGCGCGACGAGCTCAAGAGCAGCCTCATGCGCTCCGAGCTGGAAAAGCAGCTGGCCGAGCAATCCCTGAAGGACAAGTACGAAACCCAGTTGAAGGATCGCGAAGACATGATCGAGCGCCTGCGCGACATGAAGGCGCGGCTCTCCACCAAGATGGTCGGCGAAACCCTGGAGCAGCACTGCGAGACCGAATTCAACCGCATCCGCGCCACCGCCTTTCCGCGCGCCTATTTCGAGAAGGACAATGACGCCCGCAGCGGCAGCAAGGGCGACTACATCTTCCGCGATACGGATGAAGGCGGCACCGAGATCGTCTCCATTATGTTCGAGATGAAGAACGAGAGCGATCGCACCGCCACCAAGAACCGCAACGAAGATTTCCTGAAGGAGCTGGACAAGGACCGCCAGGAAAAGGGCTGTGAATACGCCGTCCTGGTCTCGATGCTGGAGCCGGACAGTGAGCTCTACAACACGGGAATCGTCGATGTCTTCCATCGCTATCCCAAGATGTACGTGGTGCGCCCGCAGTTCTTCATTCCCATCATCACGCTGCTGAGGAATGCCGCGCTCAATTCCCTGAAATACAAGAACGAACTGGCGCTGGTGAAGGCGCAGAACATCGACATCACCAACTTCGAATCCGAGCTGGACACCTTCAAGGCGGCCTTCGCCAAGAACTACGACCTGGCCTCGCGCCGCTTCCAGACCGCCATCGACGAGATCGACAAGTCCATCGACCACTTGCAGAAGACCAAGGAAGCCTTGCTGGGCACCGACCGCAACCTGCGCCTGGCCAATGACAAGGCGCAGGATGTGACCATCAAGCGCTTGACGCGGGGCAATCCGACCATGGCGGCCAAGTTCGCCGAGATCAACAAGGAGCAGTCCGAGGACGGGCAGTGA
- a CDS encoding type II toxin-antitoxin system PemK/MazF family toxin, with translation MVRRGEIWLAALDPTVGSEINKTRPCVVVSPAEMHDYLRTVIVVPMTTGSKPAPYRVPITFEKKKGLIVLDQMRTLDKERLVKKLGRVTDKTLAHTLEALQEVFAQ, from the coding sequence ATGGTGAGGCGCGGAGAAATCTGGTTGGCTGCGCTCGACCCAACAGTGGGTAGCGAAATCAATAAAACCAGGCCATGCGTTGTTGTCTCGCCGGCAGAGATGCATGATTATCTGCGCACGGTGATTGTCGTTCCGATGACCACAGGCAGTAAGCCCGCACCGTATCGAGTTCCCATCACGTTTGAGAAGAAAAAAGGGCTCATCGTGTTGGATCAGATGCGCACGCTCGACAAAGAGCGGTTGGTCAAGAAACTCGGTCGCGTAACCGACAAGACCCTTGCGCATACATTGGAAGCGCTGCAAGAAGTCTTCGCACAATAG
- a CDS encoding AbrB/MazE/SpoVT family DNA-binding domain-containing protein, with protein sequence MKTSIRKMGNSQGVLIPKPFLAKIGMLVDEDIDIDVEDDKIVIRKLEKRPREGWAQASQKIAAAHDDALVWPEFANDGDKDLEW encoded by the coding sequence ATGAAGACATCAATCCGCAAAATGGGTAACTCGCAAGGTGTACTGATTCCCAAGCCATTTCTGGCCAAGATCGGAATGCTTGTCGATGAGGATATCGATATTGACGTTGAAGACGACAAGATCGTGATCCGCAAGTTGGAAAAGCGCCCGCGAGAGGGTTGGGCTCAAGCGAGTCAGAAAATTGCGGCTGCGCACGATGACGCCCTTGTCTGGCCTGAGTTTGCAAACGATGGTGACAAGGACTTGGAATGGTGA